AAAAGTAATTGGTGACAGAAACATGCAAAAACGGTATGTTTCTGAAATAATAAATTGTTAATTGgtgattttattacaaaaatatgctgtgaaaaaacttaaataaaacttGGTACACTTGTGAATATATGAATcctttataaataaacattcaaaaatgaaacaaacaaacgaacaaaaaccaaacaaagaaacaaatatatAGAATCTTActtgattggctaattttaaCTCCTTTAATGTTGTGTTTACTTCCACCATCTCCATAATAgcctgtttttaaataaataaacaaaacattgaaaaatgataaaacagAAAACAAGATGAAGTAgttataaatctttttttttcttgtttatcgAAGTAACCATATGGtgggaaaaacattttttcttatataaCACAAAAAAACTGAATGTTAATAAGTCCACTGTCACTGTTTGGAAAGGTCAAGCTGAAAGTAATCTTCTTGACATGAAAAGTAACTTTATTTACAGATCTGTAAAATTGTTTCCCCTGCAATTAAACAAATAAGCATTTTCATTTcttaaacaataaaatcaaataCGAAAATATATAGTAATTACTTACAGCAATACCTTCTCTAGTCAAAAAGTTTGATTCAATATTTAATGATTctaatgttttattttgcttCAGTGATTCTGACAACACCTAAAACAgatacaaagaaattaacataaaaaaatggataaatttaaaaagcaaagaTTCTATACCACATACatgataaaaatacaatttattttGATTGATAAATTTTTACCCTGTAACAAGCATGTAACAACAAGCATTAAGAATGCAAGTGTGGAACGTTATAATTTGACACAATTGCAAAAGAATTTGTACATGACTGTAAGAgaaattttaaaagtgaaaaaaaaaatttattttgattgtTTTCAGTGCTACAAGATTTAATGAAAACAATGTTTGTTTACTTTAACTACTCTATCAGACATCTTTGTATTAGCCATGTATATGCTTTTTATATGTGTGTtatcttttatttctttagcaacaaaaagaagtttttctTCGTCAACATCTTTATGGTTATTTAAGTTTAGTTCGGTTAACGATTCATCGTGAGATTTCAATTGTTCTAATGCTTTGTCTATATCCAATTCGTTGACTGCGTTTATGTCTGTGTATTGTTTCGTTTTAGTTGCAACAGTTAttcctaaaaagaaaacaaaccaTGAAACcataaaaatcttgaaaaatataCCACAAATagttaaaatgacagaaaaagGTTTTCTGGTCACTTAACATTTCATATTAAAGTGCATTTGTAAGTATAAAAATGGTAAAACATAAGGTCAATTAatagtaaaaaagaaattttgtttaaagGATAAATATGGAAGTTTAAACACCACATATTTTCGTTATATAAGAAACTAAGTGTCTAAGGGCTGGGACTAAGACTTAAAAACTTATTAAGCAACTGCCAAGCATCTGGCTAAGTTGAAATTTTAGTAATTTAATCAACCACAACTTAAAACATGAATCATCTAAGAAGCAAtctacaaaacaaaacatttttttttaaagatctgCCTTACAAATAATAACATAagaagcaaaattaaaaaataagtgtAAAATGAAATCTTAGGATAAATGAGAAAGAAGAAAAGCAAAAAGCATGATAGAATCAACTTACCACCCTTATATTTTCGCAGTCCTGACCCCTTTAATGACTCCCATGCTTTATCTGCTTCCATGTGTTCACTTTGTTTTTGTGTAAGCATGCCATGAATACCAAGACAggctaaaaaatagaaattttttgtatgtttgtaGAAAATGagattaattttaataaaacagtTATTTATTTGTGCATAGGTTTCGGTCAACATGCAAAAACAAAGTATGTATAACTAGAAAGATAAATAAGGAATAAAGTTTTTCTCATTTGACATCTCAAAGTcactaatcaaaataaaacCTCACTGGTGAAGGGGATTGTCTCTTTGCCTGATGAGAGATGGTTCATTCAAACATTAATCcggttttagaaaaaaataaactaaaaaagtcTTTGGTCTAATTTTTAAGACAAAATCTTAAAACATACACGCTTTCTTGGTTTGGTTGGATTAAAATTGTCTTTTTTTACCAAGAACAAAATCAAGGAAAAATTTAACAACGCATTTGTTTGATACTCAGAGTTTCATGTTGTTTACAATTGTCAGTTAAACTAACACAGGTAAAAAGACTATCATGCCTACGTACAGCCAGCCTCGGCTCAGATTTAACGAatcttataaaaataacaacaaacctGCTAATTCTAATAACTCCTCTTCTGAAGCACCATCAAGGACGTCACTCAAATCATCCGGTAATAGAGGAGTGTTTTTCTGTTTCACTTCTTTTGGTTTATACACCTTCCCTCTTACCTTTTTCTCAAAGGGTACAAAATCTTCACTTGGTTCTGAAGACATGGCTTCTTCCTTTAAATATTTCATCAAATGATCCCTATTAAATGGGCCAGTTGGAGCTTTGGAAGTCTGGTCATCAGCTCGGAAGCCAGCTGGTAATAACTCATTCTAAAtattagaaacaaaaaatactatatataaaaatactgTCTATTGGCACATGTATAGTTTTAACAAGCAAAAATGCTAACGGTTACAGTTGATTTCAGAAAGTTTACAGCTGGCAAAAAGGCAGGCTCGTGTAGGTAAACATACTTGTTAAAAACACAAGACATATCCAAGGTTTTGTTTATGTACCTAATCTGATTCCAATTAGGCTCCGatttaaaaaatcagaaaagtGAAACAATACTGACCTGAAACTAGTTATATGGTGGTTTAAGATGTTCTGATGGTATcagcataaaaaatatgttaggCTTTTTCAGACACAAAACAATGCAAAAAGGAATAAAGGCTTGTGTATGAGCATTTAAAGTTAAACACAGCTTATTTATGTTGTATTTTaattcatcatcatcaccatTATTAACATTTCGTTTTCCATATTTGGATGGGTTGCTTAAATACCTCCTTATTGAGTCTGTCTTTTTTACTTTCTCTCAAGTCTACCTACAGGCTTTGCCGTTCATTATGCTATATTGTACATCCTATTTGAGGTAACAACTTATTTTAAAAGTAGTTCCTGGCTGACAGGGTACTCTGTTTTCCAGgagcatttttttttaacttttcccaGAAAAGAACCAGTTTCATAAATGCagaaatttcaaataaaattattttttcaaattaatagtTTGGGAGGATGTTAACTCAAAATAGACTTTACCCAATCACATTTGTCAATATTTATCATCTTTAGATGggaaatacacctttacgataattcggaaaaaataacactccatcgcagcttattttgccataagaggaggtaaacatcacacttttataagagtttattaaggagaaaacacgttttttcgtgataacttttcttgccgcgttttgtttaaaaagtacacattagttgtatcttattattattaacgtttcctgaaagtttgagagaaattgatacgacggaagttaaaaaactggagaaaacatgctttcgtctctaacaaactctcataaaaaaacacgatttttacctcctttttttccgatattgtaaaacgatgaagagccgtaggaacgcatgtacaattgaattatcgtaaaggtgtattgccTAAAAAGCTTGTGTGGGTTCTCAGaaagaataataaacaatatTAGCTGGGTAAAAAACAtcataaatttttcaaatatatacaaatgcaATTATAATTATCAAAGAAAACATGCAGTGAAAATATGAATGCAGAAGACAAGGCTACACCATGTGGTAAACAGATCTACCACAAAGTTCTATCCTCATTAATGCATAGTACTGGGAAAATTGTGGTCATCAACGTGACAATTTAGCTTTGTGTATGTGTTATCCATGACTGGGTACAAGCAAGGAATTTTAGTTTCTTGATTACAAAACAACATTTACCACCAAAACAAACCTAACTTTGAATAAAACTCACATCTGGATCATCAATTGCCTCGTTAAACTCCTCCAATTCTTCTTTGGTAAGACCAGAGATCAGGTCATCCTCTTCACTGAGAAGGCCATTAGTCGTCATATTTTCTGTCGCTAACTGCACCATGgaaatatatttgtttataaGTTTTCTCGCAGGTtcaaatattttccttttttgaccTAGTAATGAACTATCCTTCAAGTTTTGAATGTAAACAAAAGTACCTTTTAATATAACACGTTCGCGTTCTCTCAAGGCGGTTCTTCAATATCAACAttaaatttcatgtttttattttgttcttttttgcaTATTTTGTGGACCAGAGgtttattgatttattgattAAAGCATTCTACAAAGTGCGCAA
This is a stretch of genomic DNA from Hydractinia symbiolongicarpus strain clone_291-10 chromosome 9, HSymV2.1, whole genome shotgun sequence. It encodes these proteins:
- the LOC130656336 gene encoding tropomodulin-2-like, encoding MVQLATENMTTNGLLSEEDDLISGLTKEELEEFNEAIDDPDNELLPAGFRADDQTSKAPTGPFNRDHLMKYLKEEAMSSEPSEDFVPFEKKVRGKVYKPKEVKQKNTPLLPDDLSDVLDGASEEELLELAACLGIHGMLTQKQSEHMEADKAWESLKGSGLRKYKGGITVATKTKQYTDINAVNELDIDKALEQLKSHDESLTELNLNNHKDVDEEKLLFVAKEIKDNTHIKSIYMANTKMSDRVVKVLSESLKQNKTLESLNIESNFLTREGIAAIMEMVEVNTTLKELKLANQAQKIGHQGESRISKSLAKNHTLLRFGYSFESRGPRHSSNKYIMRNNDADRQRRQAEKQAENLSNGGS